From Streptomyces sp. NBC_00370, a single genomic window includes:
- a CDS encoding hydroxyacid dehydrogenase: protein MTDRPIAALAVDPAVADLVLPADLRERLSRSVRLAPTSLTGPPGDPAVRATLAETEILLSGWGCPRLTAGLLALAPRLRAVVHAAGSVKPVVSDALWERGIVVSSAADANAGPVVAFTLAAITFGAKRTLSAAAGYGSGWPSTQERAGADGRTVGIVGASRIGRRVIAALRASDAGYRLLLTDPYVTDAEAAALGVERVDLAELCRGSSVVSVHAPQLPETEGMVSAEMLALIPDGGSVVNTARGALVDNEALARECASGRLDAYLDVTHPEPLPAGHPLLALPNVLVTPHIAGAQGSEVRRLGAYAVAEVERYFAGEPLRGGLGKADMPRLA from the coding sequence CCTGGCCGTCGACCCGGCAGTGGCCGACCTGGTGTTGCCGGCGGATCTGCGTGAACGGCTCTCCCGCAGTGTGCGGTTGGCGCCGACGTCGCTGACAGGACCGCCGGGCGACCCGGCGGTCCGCGCCACGCTCGCCGAGACCGAGATCCTGCTCAGTGGCTGGGGCTGCCCCCGGCTCACCGCCGGGCTCCTGGCGCTCGCGCCCCGGCTGCGGGCCGTCGTGCACGCCGCGGGCAGTGTCAAGCCGGTGGTCAGCGACGCCCTCTGGGAGCGCGGCATCGTCGTCTCGTCGGCGGCGGACGCCAACGCGGGTCCCGTCGTGGCCTTCACCCTCGCGGCGATCACCTTCGGCGCGAAGCGGACCCTCAGCGCCGCCGCGGGCTACGGGAGCGGCTGGCCCTCGACCCAGGAGCGGGCCGGGGCCGACGGCAGGACCGTGGGCATCGTCGGAGCCTCCCGGATCGGCCGCCGCGTCATCGCCGCGCTGCGCGCCTCGGACGCCGGGTACCGGCTGCTGCTCACCGACCCGTACGTCACCGACGCGGAAGCGGCCGCACTCGGTGTGGAGCGGGTCGACCTGGCCGAACTGTGCCGCGGGTCAAGCGTCGTGAGCGTGCACGCGCCGCAACTCCCCGAGACCGAGGGCATGGTGAGCGCCGAGATGCTGGCGCTGATACCGGACGGCGGCAGTGTCGTGAACACCGCGCGCGGCGCGCTCGTCGACAACGAGGCGCTGGCCCGCGAATGCGCCTCAGGACGGCTCGACGCCTACCTCGACGTCACCCACCCGGAGCCGCTTCCGGCCGGACATCCGCTGCTCGCCCTGCCCAACGTGCTGGTGACCCCGCACATCGCCGGGGCGCAGGGCAGCGAGGTGCGCAGGCTCGGCGCCTACGCCGTCGCCGAGGTGGAGCGGTACTTCGCGGGAGAACCGCTCCGGGGCGGCCTGGGCAAGGCCGATATGCCCCGGCTGGCCTGA
- a CDS encoding carbohydrate ABC transporter permease, with protein MTTLSPTRPVSRRPKRAYSAIPGETPGTPPWRAFKSLILLICVVLVLLPFLAIISTSLADAKQVNAAGGYVLWPDHASFVSYQALLQGGLVSKAMLVSVGVTVVGTALALLCSITLAYGLSRPGSFGHKPVLMLLLMSMLFAPGIIPSYLMIKQLHLINSYWSLILPTMINGFNVIVLRSFFMNLPKELIDAARIDGASELTILRRIVLPLSKASVAVIGLFYAVTYWNAFFNALLYINDASKWPMQMVLRTYVVNNSQLGAGEVAAAAGAPLPPTQSLQAAILVLSIVPIVIVYPFLQRHMNKGVMVGAVKG; from the coding sequence ATGACGACGCTGTCACCCACCCGGCCGGTGAGCCGCAGGCCGAAGCGCGCGTACAGCGCCATCCCGGGCGAGACCCCCGGCACCCCGCCGTGGCGCGCCTTCAAGTCGCTGATCCTGCTGATCTGCGTCGTGCTGGTGCTGCTGCCCTTCCTCGCCATCATCTCCACGTCGCTCGCCGACGCCAAGCAGGTCAACGCCGCCGGCGGCTACGTCCTGTGGCCCGACCACGCCTCGTTCGTCTCCTACCAGGCGCTGCTCCAGGGCGGTCTGGTCTCCAAGGCGATGCTGGTCAGTGTGGGCGTCACCGTCGTCGGCACGGCGCTGGCGCTGCTCTGCTCCATCACCCTGGCCTACGGGCTGAGCCGGCCCGGCAGCTTCGGCCACAAGCCCGTGCTGATGCTGCTGCTGATGTCGATGCTCTTCGCCCCCGGCATCATCCCCAGCTATCTGATGATCAAGCAGCTGCATCTGATCAACAGCTACTGGTCACTGATCCTGCCCACCATGATCAACGGCTTCAACGTGATCGTGCTGCGGTCCTTCTTCATGAACCTGCCGAAGGAACTCATCGACGCGGCCCGTATCGACGGCGCCTCCGAACTGACCATCCTGCGCAGGATCGTGCTGCCGCTGTCCAAGGCGTCCGTCGCCGTGATCGGCCTGTTCTACGCGGTGACGTACTGGAACGCGTTCTTCAACGCGCTGCTCTACATCAACGACGCGTCGAAGTGGCCCATGCAGATGGTGCTCAGGACGTATGTCGTCAACAACTCCCAGCTCGGGGCGGGCGAGGTCGCGGCCGCCGCCGGTGCGCCGCTGCCCCCCACCCAGTCGCTCCAGGCGGCGATCCTCGTGCTCTCCATCGTGCCGATCGTGATCGTCTACCCCTTCCTGCAGCGGCACATGAACAAGGGCGTGATGGTCGGGGCGGTCAAGGGATGA
- a CDS encoding ABC transporter permease yields MTTLDQPAARPEAAEPPPTGEGRTGRRDPRRKRDMAMFWFLIPGAVVLLVFHYIPLLGNVIAFQNYQPFIGIMHSTWSGFDNFKVLFNGDAAFVHALVNTLELTLIQVVFVFPAPILLALALNSLVSERIKKWVQNVLYLPHFLSWVVVVSLFQQMLGNEGLLNLFLRAHEMGSWNIIGNPELFKTLLTSEVIWKDTGWGTILFLAALSRVDQNLYEAAAVDGASRWRQTWHVTLPALKGLVILLLILRLGDALSVGFEQILLQQGGVGLENSEVLDTYVYNNGLIAGQWGISAAVGLVKGVVGVVLVLGANKIAHFFGEEGVYRS; encoded by the coding sequence ATGACCACGCTCGATCAACCGGCCGCACGGCCGGAAGCGGCGGAGCCGCCGCCCACCGGGGAGGGCCGCACAGGGCGGCGCGACCCCCGGCGCAAGCGCGACATGGCGATGTTCTGGTTCCTCATACCGGGTGCGGTGGTGCTGCTCGTCTTCCACTACATACCGCTGCTCGGCAACGTCATCGCGTTCCAGAACTACCAGCCGTTCATCGGCATCATGCACAGCACGTGGTCAGGCTTCGACAACTTCAAGGTGCTGTTCAACGGCGACGCCGCCTTCGTCCACGCGTTGGTCAACACACTCGAACTGACCCTGATCCAGGTCGTGTTCGTCTTCCCGGCACCGATCCTGCTGGCCCTCGCGCTGAACAGCCTGGTCAGTGAGCGGATCAAGAAGTGGGTGCAGAACGTCCTGTACCTGCCGCACTTCCTGTCCTGGGTCGTGGTGGTCTCGCTCTTCCAGCAGATGCTGGGCAACGAAGGTCTGCTCAACCTGTTCCTGCGTGCCCACGAGATGGGCAGCTGGAACATCATCGGCAACCCCGAGCTGTTCAAGACACTGCTGACCTCCGAGGTCATCTGGAAGGACACCGGCTGGGGCACGATCCTCTTCCTCGCCGCGCTCTCCCGCGTCGACCAGAACCTGTACGAGGCGGCGGCGGTGGACGGCGCGAGCCGCTGGCGGCAGACCTGGCACGTCACACTGCCGGCCCTCAAGGGCCTGGTGATCCTGCTGCTCATCCTGCGGCTCGGCGACGCGCTGAGCGTCGGCTTCGAGCAGATCCTGCTCCAGCAGGGCGGTGTGGGTCTGGAGAACAGCGAAGTGCTCGACACGTACGTGTACAACAACGGCCTGATCGCGGGCCAGTGGGGCATCAGCGCGGCCGTCGGCCTGGTCAAGGGAGTCGTCGGCGTCGTGCTCGTCCTGGGCGCCAACAAGATCGCCCATTTCTTCGGCGAGGAAGGTGTGTACCGCTCATGA
- a CDS encoding ROK family protein has protein sequence MHRATDFSLTADELDELRSWAEAREDRSVRVRIVRDAAAGVSVSDSARALGVSRPTVTAWRRRYAARGIAGLEHQPRSGRPPRIDEADVIATTLAGPPAPQHTWSARSLADHLGLSHTALSRVWHRWATSQGVLDGPVQLPTVPPLGAHRPELLAVWTQPGGAAVVVLAESDRAGQRHTPPARAEERQSRYAALAVGLRQIHRRSGVEPADGAGGVGVGVGVGGDGGSGGGVVPVAPAGHPPVGERLRVLAETYPGRALSVIAWGVDGGQLGTDRIARLRPSASMGWAGTVGVIAQLELLHHPHKARRVLDSLTESARVYSATATTEPFFWQRPGDGNPQPPSTRVAHRAFDQLALGSFNEKLVIESIRVAGALSRVEIAEQTGLTPQAVSRITRNLLTAGFLTEDARRSAGKGKPRVPLRLRPDAACAIGIHVDPEMITQVVVDLCGGVRDRRQLALTSRRDPEWCIAQMVRMATEAVEAVRPVTASLLGVGVAAPGPLDVNAGLILDPPLFEGWGEVPLRAELSRELGLPVLLEKDATAAAVGERWLGAAERAGDFVYLYLGAGAGSGAFLNGDIFRGSSGNAGEFGELCALTLGKLTPEGGPQMIPECAPISAVIEKAAGAGLVVEGDGAYEAVCAAAAGGDTRAVDAVREVARVVARGAVGMTDLYDTDLLIVGGPAVTPEVADLYLSEISAAVNRFPVARRVREVRVAFSTLNDAAAAVGAASSVFHTTFAPRLRTHARFGG, from the coding sequence ATGCATCGAGCAACTGACTTCTCCCTGACCGCCGATGAGCTGGACGAGCTGCGGTCGTGGGCGGAAGCACGCGAGGACAGATCCGTGCGGGTGCGCATAGTGCGGGACGCCGCCGCCGGTGTGTCGGTGTCGGACAGCGCCCGCGCGCTCGGCGTGTCCCGGCCCACGGTGACCGCCTGGCGCCGCCGTTACGCGGCGCGCGGCATCGCCGGGCTCGAACATCAGCCGCGCAGTGGGCGTCCGCCGAGGATCGACGAGGCGGACGTCATCGCGACCACACTGGCGGGGCCGCCGGCGCCGCAGCACACCTGGTCCGCCCGGTCGCTCGCCGACCACCTCGGGCTTTCGCACACCGCGCTCAGCAGGGTGTGGCACCGCTGGGCCACGTCGCAGGGCGTCCTCGACGGGCCCGTACAGCTGCCGACGGTCCCGCCGCTCGGCGCACACCGGCCCGAACTGCTCGCCGTGTGGACGCAGCCGGGCGGCGCGGCCGTCGTCGTCCTCGCGGAGAGCGACCGGGCGGGGCAGCGGCACACACCGCCGGCGCGGGCGGAGGAGCGCCAGTCGCGGTACGCGGCGCTGGCCGTCGGACTGCGCCAGATCCACCGGCGGAGCGGCGTCGAACCGGCGGACGGGGCCGGGGGCGTTGGCGTTGGCGTTGGCGTTGGCGGGGACGGCGGATCCGGGGGCGGTGTGGTTCCCGTCGCTCCGGCCGGACATCCACCGGTCGGCGAACGGCTGCGGGTGCTGGCGGAGACGTACCCCGGCCGCGCCCTGTCCGTGATCGCCTGGGGGGTCGACGGCGGGCAGCTCGGCACCGACCGGATCGCCCGGCTGCGGCCGAGCGCGTCCATGGGCTGGGCGGGGACGGTCGGTGTCATCGCCCAGCTGGAGCTGCTGCACCATCCGCACAAGGCGCGCCGGGTCCTCGACTCGCTGACCGAGTCCGCGCGGGTGTACTCCGCCACGGCCACCACCGAGCCGTTCTTCTGGCAGCGCCCCGGCGACGGCAATCCGCAGCCGCCCTCGACGCGCGTCGCGCACCGCGCCTTCGACCAGTTGGCGCTCGGCTCGTTCAACGAGAAGCTGGTGATCGAGTCCATCCGGGTCGCCGGCGCGCTCAGCCGGGTGGAGATAGCCGAACAGACCGGGCTCACCCCGCAGGCGGTCTCCCGCATCACCCGCAATCTGCTGACCGCGGGATTCCTCACCGAGGACGCGCGCCGCTCGGCGGGCAAGGGCAAACCACGGGTGCCGCTGCGGCTGCGCCCCGACGCCGCCTGTGCGATCGGGATCCATGTCGACCCGGAGATGATCACGCAGGTGGTGGTCGACCTGTGCGGTGGCGTACGGGACCGCAGACAGCTCGCGCTGACGAGCCGCCGCGACCCCGAGTGGTGCATCGCGCAGATGGTCCGGATGGCCACGGAAGCGGTGGAGGCCGTGCGGCCCGTCACCGCGAGCCTGCTCGGGGTGGGGGTCGCCGCGCCGGGCCCGCTCGACGTCAACGCGGGGCTGATCCTCGATCCGCCGCTCTTCGAGGGCTGGGGCGAGGTGCCGCTGCGCGCGGAGCTGAGCCGCGAACTGGGGCTGCCGGTACTGCTGGAGAAGGACGCCACGGCTGCGGCCGTCGGTGAGCGCTGGCTCGGCGCGGCCGAGCGCGCCGGCGACTTCGTCTATCTGTATCTGGGTGCGGGCGCGGGCAGTGGCGCCTTCCTGAACGGCGACATCTTCCGTGGCTCGTCAGGCAACGCGGGCGAGTTCGGCGAGCTGTGCGCGCTCACCCTCGGCAAGCTCACCCCGGAGGGCGGCCCGCAGATGATCCCGGAGTGCGCGCCCATCTCGGCCGTGATCGAGAAGGCAGCCGGCGCGGGACTCGTCGTCGAGGGGGACGGGGCGTACGAGGCCGTCTGCGCCGCCGCCGCGGGCGGCGACACACGCGCGGTCGACGCGGTGCGGGAAGTGGCGCGGGTGGTGGCGCGCGGCGCGGTCGGGATGACCGACCTGTACGACACCGATCTGCTGATCGTCGGCGGTCCCGCGGTGACCCCGGAGGTGGCGGACCTGTATCTGTCGGAGATCTCGGCGGCCGTGAACCGCTTCCCCGTGGCGCGGCGGGTACGCGAGGTGCGGGTCGCCTTCTCGACGCTCAACGACGCGGCGGCGGCCGTCGGTGCGGCGTCCAGCGTCTTCCACACCACCTTCGCGCCTCGGCTGCGCACCCACGCGCGGTTCGGTGGCTGA
- a CDS encoding extracellular solute-binding protein — protein sequence MNSALSRRGFLTGVGGAAAGLALAGCGDGINIPAASNAKVELPTYIPYKGVPTSMPSSNAGITPGYLHYPANPVKSLPDGPPAKGPGIDIMTLIFNPVPPPADRNVMWDKLNKSVGTELNYQITPVGDYPNKFAVTIAGGDLPDAMLMLLQSASQRPQMLAALFQDLTEHLSGDNIRDYPYLANIPTASWAPTVNNGGIYGLPMPRMLSGGPMYTRMDLLKEKDLDPNPKNFKEFMQLCKDLTEPKKSRYALGDPITAFDFVMQMLHGPNQWGVKDGRFTYYFETEEAKQTLDAVRRLTKAGVMYPDAYSVVGKVKDWFGNGQIALNPDAPAAWNDFYTTYAAGTKDFELGYMMAPGFDGGPGVQWQGSANYAVLILKKAPKQRIKQILRAMNALAAPFGTDGYLLRKYGVQGDDHTLHGPDPILTPKGQSEVNLPTIFTTDAPQVLYYPAKPDIVPVQYAFQKAAIPVLMPNPAEPLYSATNGTIGVALKTVLDDQRKGIMQGRLPVGQWDGIMKKWRKDAGDKIRAEYEQAWENLHR from the coding sequence GTGAACTCGGCACTCAGCCGCCGGGGCTTCCTCACCGGAGTCGGCGGCGCGGCGGCGGGCCTGGCCCTGGCCGGCTGCGGGGACGGCATCAACATCCCCGCCGCGTCCAACGCGAAGGTGGAACTGCCCACGTACATTCCGTACAAGGGCGTGCCGACCTCGATGCCCAGCTCCAACGCCGGCATCACCCCCGGCTATCTGCACTACCCGGCGAACCCGGTGAAGTCGCTGCCCGATGGGCCGCCCGCCAAGGGGCCCGGCATCGACATCATGACGCTGATCTTCAACCCGGTGCCCCCGCCCGCGGACCGCAACGTCATGTGGGACAAGCTCAACAAGTCCGTCGGCACCGAGCTGAACTACCAGATCACGCCGGTCGGCGACTACCCGAACAAGTTCGCCGTCACCATCGCGGGCGGTGACCTGCCGGACGCCATGCTGATGCTGCTGCAGAGCGCCTCACAGCGGCCGCAGATGCTGGCGGCACTGTTCCAGGACCTGACCGAGCATCTGTCGGGCGACAACATCCGGGACTACCCCTACCTGGCGAACATCCCCACCGCCTCCTGGGCGCCCACCGTCAACAACGGCGGCATCTACGGGCTGCCGATGCCCCGCATGCTCTCCGGCGGGCCGATGTACACCCGGATGGATCTGCTCAAGGAGAAGGACCTCGACCCGAACCCCAAGAACTTCAAGGAGTTCATGCAGCTCTGCAAGGACCTCACGGAGCCCAAGAAGAGCCGCTACGCGCTCGGTGACCCCATCACGGCCTTCGACTTCGTGATGCAGATGCTGCACGGGCCCAACCAATGGGGGGTGAAGGACGGCAGGTTCACCTACTACTTCGAGACCGAAGAGGCCAAGCAGACGCTCGACGCGGTGCGCCGGCTCACCAAGGCCGGTGTCATGTACCCCGACGCCTACAGCGTCGTGGGCAAGGTCAAGGACTGGTTCGGCAACGGCCAGATCGCGCTGAACCCCGACGCGCCCGCCGCCTGGAACGACTTCTACACCACCTACGCCGCCGGCACCAAGGACTTCGAACTCGGCTACATGATGGCGCCCGGCTTCGACGGCGGTCCCGGTGTGCAGTGGCAGGGCTCGGCCAACTACGCCGTGCTCATCCTCAAGAAGGCGCCCAAGCAGCGGATCAAGCAGATCCTGCGCGCCATGAACGCGCTCGCCGCGCCGTTCGGCACCGACGGATACCTGCTGCGCAAATACGGTGTCCAGGGCGACGACCACACCCTCCACGGGCCGGACCCGATCCTCACCCCCAAGGGCCAGTCCGAGGTCAACCTGCCCACCATCTTCACCACCGACGCGCCGCAGGTGCTGTACTACCCGGCCAAGCCGGACATCGTCCCCGTGCAGTACGCGTTCCAGAAGGCCGCGATCCCGGTCCTGATGCCCAACCCGGCCGAACCGCTGTACTCGGCGACCAACGGCACCATCGGCGTCGCGCTCAAGACCGTCCTCGACGACCAGCGCAAGGGCATCATGCAGGGCCGGCTGCCGGTCGGTCAGTGGGACGGCATCATGAAGAAATGGCGCAAGGACGCCGGGGACAAGATTCGCGCCGAATACGAGCAGGCTTGGGAGAACCTCCACCGATGA
- a CDS encoding DUF2264 domain-containing protein → MTRTPAADRAHWERTADQLLLSVRPYATEQHALLNLPGVPSANGVWSDGLEGFARTFLLAGFRLAGAGGADPHGFAERYAAGLAAGTDPTSPERWPTFAESNQAKVEAASIALALHETRPWIWDRLSRRVQQQVLDWLGLMVGTDMPGNNWVWFQAVTEAFARGAGGSWRQEDLDRTVEVTDQWYADEGWYSDGLTGGEHRNFDHYNGWAMHLYPLWFCRISGDAAPAGLLDRYRDRLRRFLADQRLLEGGNGSPLIQGRSMTYRLAALAPVWTGALFDATPIAPGETRRLASHMLDHFTAHGATDDRGVLTLGWHRPFRGLLQVYSGPASPYWASKGFAGLLLPPDHPVWTEEERPLAVEQGDFARTLTAPGWLLSGTASDGVVRVVNHGGDHADPARPHSDDPCYARLGYATHAAPEMPADPTGGPVDSTVTLVDADGRAAHRRPLRRISVRGATGVSRSRAHWPERETWDPFGGPDCPYRTGPWVTVASVLRGAVEIRIARVDPAAEEDGEGPWRLRAGGWALPVPAEPGPGTGTGTLGDGPSAAVTGDNGVRSTVVALDGFAAAEIHHATDSNPLGARSATPVLWTQGPVAYATPYAAAVHLGGDALRQADLPRLTTRFEGPDVVAEVTWPDGTLDAVRLPAPTGADALWKDPHRA, encoded by the coding sequence ATGACCCGTACCCCCGCGGCCGACCGCGCCCACTGGGAGCGGACGGCAGACCAACTGCTGCTGTCCGTAAGGCCGTACGCGACCGAGCAGCACGCGCTGCTGAACCTGCCCGGCGTCCCGAGCGCCAACGGCGTCTGGAGCGACGGCCTCGAAGGATTCGCCCGCACATTCCTGCTGGCCGGCTTCCGGCTGGCCGGGGCGGGCGGCGCCGACCCGCACGGGTTCGCCGAGCGGTACGCGGCGGGGCTCGCCGCGGGTACCGACCCGACGAGTCCGGAGCGCTGGCCCACCTTCGCCGAGTCCAACCAGGCCAAGGTGGAAGCCGCTTCGATCGCCCTCGCCCTGCACGAGACACGACCGTGGATCTGGGACCGGCTCTCCCGGCGGGTCCAGCAGCAGGTCCTCGACTGGCTCGGGCTGATGGTCGGCACCGACATGCCGGGCAACAACTGGGTCTGGTTCCAGGCCGTCACCGAGGCGTTCGCCCGCGGCGCCGGCGGCAGCTGGCGCCAGGAAGACCTCGACCGCACCGTCGAGGTCACCGACCAGTGGTACGCGGACGAAGGGTGGTACTCCGACGGGCTCACCGGCGGCGAGCACCGCAACTTCGACCACTACAACGGCTGGGCCATGCACCTGTACCCGCTGTGGTTCTGCCGGATCTCCGGCGACGCCGCCCCCGCGGGACTGCTCGACCGCTACCGCGACCGGCTGCGCCGCTTCCTCGCCGACCAGCGGCTGCTGGAAGGCGGCAACGGCTCGCCGCTCATCCAAGGCCGCTCCATGACCTACCGCCTCGCCGCGCTGGCCCCGGTGTGGACCGGTGCGCTCTTCGACGCGACCCCCATCGCCCCCGGTGAGACCCGCAGGCTGGCGTCGCACATGCTCGACCACTTCACCGCGCACGGCGCGACCGACGACCGGGGCGTGCTCACCCTCGGCTGGCACCGGCCCTTCCGCGGCCTGCTCCAGGTCTACTCGGGACCCGCCTCGCCCTACTGGGCGAGCAAGGGCTTCGCGGGACTGCTGCTCCCTCCCGACCACCCCGTGTGGACCGAGGAGGAGCGCCCGCTCGCCGTCGAGCAGGGCGACTTCGCCCGCACCCTGACCGCGCCGGGCTGGCTGCTGTCGGGCACCGCGTCGGACGGTGTGGTACGCGTCGTCAACCACGGCGGCGACCACGCGGATCCGGCGCGGCCGCACTCCGACGACCCCTGTTACGCACGGCTCGGCTACGCCACCCACGCCGCGCCCGAGATGCCGGCCGACCCCACCGGCGGCCCCGTCGACTCCACGGTCACCCTCGTGGACGCCGACGGCCGGGCGGCCCACCGCCGCCCGCTGCGGCGGATCTCCGTCCGGGGCGCCACCGGGGTCTCCCGCAGCCGCGCCCACTGGCCGGAGCGGGAGACCTGGGACCCCTTCGGCGGTCCCGACTGCCCGTACCGCACCGGGCCCTGGGTCACCGTCGCCTCCGTACTGCGCGGCGCCGTCGAGATCCGGATCGCCCGGGTCGACCCGGCGGCAGAGGAGGACGGCGAAGGACCCTGGCGGCTGCGGGCCGGCGGCTGGGCGCTGCCCGTACCCGCCGAGCCCGGACCCGGGACGGGCACCGGCACGCTCGGCGACGGGCCGAGCGCCGCCGTCACCGGTGACAACGGCGTACGGTCCACCGTCGTCGCCCTCGACGGATTCGCCGCCGCCGAGATCCACCACGCCACCGACAGCAACCCGCTCGGCGCCCGCTCCGCCACCCCCGTGCTGTGGACGCAAGGCCCCGTCGCCTACGCCACGCCGTACGCGGCGGCGGTGCACCTCGGCGGCGACGCGCTGCGGCAGGCCGACCTGCCCCGGCTGACCACCCGCTTCGAAGGCCCCGACGTGGTGGCCGAAGTGACCTGGCCCGACGGCACCCTGGACGCCGTCCGGCTGCCCGCGCCCACCGGCGCCGACGCCCTGTGGAAGGACCCGCACCGTGCATGA